One segment of Panicum virgatum strain AP13 chromosome 3K, P.virgatum_v5, whole genome shotgun sequence DNA contains the following:
- the LOC120699464 gene encoding auxin response factor 24-like → MAAAAAAGGGSGGGGPEAGGGGGGGGGGGGGGGKDALFVELWKACAGPLSSVPPLGEKVYYLPQGHIEQVEASTNQLAEQQGTPLYNLPWKIPCKLMNIELKAEPDTDEVYAQLTLLPDKKRDENTTTTVESGDPEEEVVPNAPPATNEQLRIHSFCKTLTASDTSTHGGFSVLRRHADECLPPLDMSQHPPNQELVAKDLHGVEWRFRHIFRGQPRRHLLQSGWSVFVSAKRLVAGDAFIFLRGENGELRVGVRRALRHQTTIPSSVISSHSMHLGVLATAWHAVNTGSMFTIYYKPRTSPAEFVVSRDRYYESLKRNYSIGMRFKMRFEGEEAAEQKFTGTIVGIGASDPSGWADSKWRSLKVRWDEASSVPRPERVSAWQIEPAVSPSPVNPLPPRFKRSRSNVNASSPIMPNVTREVASKVMPDSQQNSLPRAMHSQGRTQLIGRYRDSSDLKSAQEHTMWSKGIEQERNNIGAQTKLSLEGWTQTRRSEGYNQPLSAFQPLKDAQNPLCSFPSQISGNCSRTWDTVDAHYPVQQDNHNILPGTWSLMPHNNGFRMDQQMDLSMSGAPHPQRAEIAKFSGKSAFTPLQGHRIDQCSSDWFGHIKPQPLVIENDGQKTKGTSFKLFGFPLGSLEKSEPLVSPPSVAYDGKQTSPSERNPKAGIIEVHKQGSALGRSIDLTKFTCYEELIAELDQMFDFDGELSSPQKNWLVVYTDNEGDMMLVGDDPWNEFCNMVHKISIYTREEVEKMNPGALNSRSEDSLSDSLGRGLGSKEAPGGPSASSRNSENY, encoded by the exons GTGGAGGCATCGACGAACCAGCTCGCCGAGCAGCAGGGCACGCCGCTCTACAACCTGCCATGGAAGATCCCCTGCAAGCTCATGAACATAGAGCTGAAG GCTGAGCCGGATACTGATGAGGTGTATGCCCAGCTCACCCTGCTCCCTGATAAG AAGCGAGATGAGAATACCACTACAACAGTGGAGAGTGGTGACccagaggaggaggtggtgcctAATGCGCCGCCAGCCACCAATGAGCAGCTTCGCATCCATTCCTTCTGCAAGACACTGACTGCTTCAGACAcaagcacacatggtggattcTCGGTGTTGCGCCGGCATGCGGATGAGTGCCTCCCTCCCCTG GATATGAGTCAGCATCCCCCAAATCAAGAGCTAGTGGCCAAGGACCTGCATGGGGTTGAGTGGCGCTTTCGTCACATCTTTCGAG GTCAGCCACGGAGACACCTTCTTCAGAGTGGTTGGAGTGTTTTTGTTAGTGCCAAGCGTCTCGTTGCTGGGGATGCCTTCATATTTCTCAG AGGTGAGAACGGGGAGCTACGTGTTGGAGTTAGGCGGGCATTGAGGCACCAAACCACTATCCCATCTTCAGTCATTTCAAGCCACAGTATGCATCTTGGTGTTCTTGCAACAGCATGGcatgcagtgaacactgggagTATGTTCACTATCTACTACAAGCCAAG GACTAGTCCAGCCGAATTCGTGGTCTCACGTGATAGGTACTATGAATCACTGAAACGAAATTATTCAATAGGGATGAGATTCAAGATGAGATTTGAAGGCGAAGAGGCAGCAGAGCAGAA ATTCACTGGAACAATAGTTGGAATAGGTGCTTCTGATCCATCTGGCTGGGCTGACTCGAAATGGCGTTCCCTTAAG GTGAGATGGGATGAAGCTTCTTCCGTTCCTCGTCCGGAAAGAGTTTCTGCTTGGCAAATAGAACCTGCTGTTAGCCCATCTCCTGTGAACCCTCTTCCACCCAGATTCAAGAGGTCTCGTTCAAATGTTAATGCTTCGTCACCTATCATGCCAAATGTAACCAGAGAAG TTGCTTCTAAAGTGATGCCAGACTCTCAACAAAATAGTCTCCCAAGGGCCATGCACAGTCAAGGAAGGACACAATTGATTGGTCGATACCGTGATAGCAGTGATCTGAAGTCTGCTCAGGAGCACACCATGTGGTCTAAAGGGATTGAGCAGGAGAGAAACAATATTGGTGCCCAGACAAAGCTAAGTCTGGAGGgttggacacaaacaagaagaTCTGAAGGTTACAATCAGCCGTTATCAGCATTTCAACCACTGAAAGATGCGCAGAATCCACTTTGTTCTTTTCCTAGTCAAATATCTGGAAACTGCTCAAGGACCTGGGACACAGTTGATGCTCATTATCCAGTCCAACAAGACAACCACAACATATTGCCTGGAACCTGGTCTTTAATGCCTCATAACAATGGTTTTAGGATGGATCAACAAATGGATCTATCGATGTCTGGCGCTCCACATCCTCAAAGGGCTGAAATTGCAAAATTTAGTGGGAAATCAGCTTTCACCCCTCTTCAGGGCCATCGCATTGATCAGTGCTCCTCAGACTGGTTTGGGCATATCAAGCCCCAGCCTTTGGTTATTGAGAATGATGGACAGAAAACCAAAGGCACTTCATTCAAGCTATTTGGGTTTCCTCTTGGCAGCCTGGAAAAATCTGAACCTCTGGTATCTCCACCAAGTGTCGCATATGACGGGAAGCAAACATCTCCATCAGAAAGGAATCCCAAAGCTGGCATAATTGAG GTGCACAAGCAAGGCAGTGCCCTCGGCAGGTCGATTGATCTGACAAAGTTCACTTGCTATGAGGAACTGATTGCTGAACTGGATCAGATGTTTGACTTTGATGGTGAGCTGAGCAGTCCTCAAAAGAACTGGTTGGTCGTCTACACTGACAATGAAGGTGACATGATGCTTGTTGGTGATGATCCCTGGAA TGAGTTCTGCAACATGGTCCACAAGATCTCCATCTACACAagggaggaggtggagaagatgaacCCAGGCGCCCTGAACTCAAGGTCTGAAGACAGTCTGTCTGACTCGCTGGGGAGAGGGTTGGGTTCCAAGGAGGCTCCAGGTGGGCCATCCGCTTCGTCCCGCAACTCCGAGAACTACTAA